The Cydia amplana chromosome 9, ilCydAmpl1.1, whole genome shotgun sequence genome includes a region encoding these proteins:
- the LOC134651150 gene encoding pupal cuticle protein 20-like, which produces MKLVLILAAVASASAARLDHLTGGASVGEATRFENVNDGAGNYHFSYETPNGISARESGAPRAAGPEGPAVTAEGAFSYRTPDGQQVSLSYTADENGFHPVGSHLPTPPPIPEAILKALEFNRQNPSSDDGSYNGGRNTFRF; this is translated from the exons ATGAAACTG GTCCTCATATTAGCTGCCGTGGCGTCTGCGTCGGCGGCGCGTCTCGACCACCTGACGGGCGGCGCCAGCGTCGGGGAAGCCACGCGCTTCGAGAACGTCAACGATGGCGCCGGCAACTACCACTTCAG CTACGAGACTCCAAATGGCATAAGCGCGCGCGAGAGCGGGGCGCCGCGCGCGGCGGGGCCTGAGGGCCCGGCGGTGACGGCGGAGGGCGCCTTCTCGTACCGCACTCCCGATGGCCAGCAGGTGTCGCTGTCCTACACGGCCGATGAGAACGGCTTCCACCCTGTCGGCTCTCATCTGCCGACCCCACCGCCTATCCCGGAGGCGATTCTTAAAGCGCTGGAGTTCAACAGGCAGAATCCTTCTTC AGATGACGGTTCTTACAACGGGGGTCGGAACACGTTTCGTTTTTAA